One Conexivisphaerales archaeon genomic region harbors:
- a CDS encoding carbohydrate kinase family protein gives MPVEVISTGAINWDVNLFVDTLNPGGVEIPVNKLTRVPGGKAANVAVASARLLGKGKAGILGAVGNDEIGSKQKEIFEREGVDTSGLVFLDSAESGQAYILIDPKGRNQIYTHFGANAYLRPDFLMRKEVLDAIGRAKIIVAMDPPLDYTESLFRRVAEKEGEEGREEKKVVWAPGVRSLGHEQDVIRLLTYVDYLVLNEQELKGLTYKETPEEGYSLLANHSSRVNLVATLGEKGAMLIGRGKKLVAVGIDLEKIGRKVVNTVGCGDAFIGCFASSLVEGYSEEESLVRANAAGAFKATQLQTRGSPTSSELQAFMERLKNIP, from the coding sequence TTGCCCGTTGAAGTTATATCGACAGGAGCTATCAACTGGGACGTCAACCTGTTTGTTGATACCCTGAATCCTGGTGGAGTGGAGATACCCGTCAATAAGCTTACCAGGGTGCCTGGAGGTAAAGCAGCAAACGTGGCTGTTGCTTCGGCAAGGTTGCTTGGTAAAGGGAAAGCAGGTATACTCGGTGCAGTGGGAAACGATGAGATAGGCAGCAAGCAGAAGGAGATATTTGAAAGGGAAGGCGTAGATACTTCAGGCCTTGTCTTCCTTGACTCGGCAGAATCTGGCCAGGCATACATACTGATAGACCCGAAGGGAAGAAACCAGATATACACTCATTTTGGAGCGAATGCCTACCTCAGGCCTGATTTCTTGATGAGAAAAGAGGTGCTTGATGCAATAGGAAGAGCCAAGATAATTGTCGCAATGGACCCTCCGCTGGATTACACAGAATCACTCTTTAGAAGGGTAGCAGAAAAAGAAGGAGAAGAAGGAAGAGAAGAGAAGAAGGTAGTTTGGGCACCGGGTGTCAGGTCTCTTGGCCATGAGCAGGACGTGATCAGACTTCTGACCTACGTAGATTATCTGGTTCTCAACGAACAGGAGTTGAAAGGTCTCACATACAAGGAAACGCCTGAGGAGGGCTACAGCCTGCTAGCCAACCATTCTTCAAGGGTTAATCTTGTAGCAACACTTGGCGAGAAAGGAGCGATGCTGATAGGAAGGGGGAAGAAGCTTGTAGCTGTTGGCATAGACCTGGAAAAGATTGGTAGAAAGGTTGTGAATACTGTGGGATGCGGGGATGCCTTTATAGGTTGTTTTGCCTCTTCGCTGGTTGAGGGCTACTCAGAAGAGGAATCTCTCGTAAGGGCAAACGCAGCCGGAGCGTTCAAGGCAACCCAGCTTCAAACAAGAGGGAGCCCAACCTCATCCGAACTGCAAGCGTTCATGGAGAGATTGAAAAATATTCCGTAG
- a CDS encoding AAA family ATPase, producing the protein MPEAEPFIREVILENFMSYDYGRIPLKPGLNVVLGPNGAGKSSILLGISVALGQAYTERSRRLSDLVKRGKDIARVTLLLNNAKRDGKRLLPYKSDLIHLSRYIRKDGTYWFEIDFKEASKTEVTQTLSRLGLNPDNLLVIMHQGLGDTFSLVSPQEKLVMVEDAVGLSPYRRNLLEAKDRLERIKTEKEEREKELQSLSAGLERWKEQYEKFLKLQELRRKFEILRVEEAWARVLKVENSVNTLDERLEKIRSEIKSLENRVKENEENVSIALARLDEAINSYGMAERKRERLRYGSTIYSQLGEELKNVGTENFSKLLNDLGLKTPEEVEDMLGRLDSEVLKELDALKDRIEGLSAYRERLAVLKYRLNETQKEERQMVKQREDMANELATLLSQAENLGKRPEKVGNLNDIQAEMRVAELQLREMGDVAADAEAMYNEYKARMNQLAQRIDELEKNKQETLKEIQERFSVWKRELQSLVAELSRKYGEVLSMVNANGRVALTNSDDPTSAGLVLMVSFRGDTLVPLDAYTQSGGERSTAVAAFLLALQGKVVSPFRAVDEFDVHMDKINRQLFMKAIYEMFRKDSNAQYLVITPIEPDVYDANANYIMVHKVASSSKARQVEKVAA; encoded by the coding sequence ATGCCGGAAGCTGAGCCGTTCATAAGGGAAGTCATACTCGAGAACTTCATGAGCTATGACTATGGCAGGATACCGCTCAAGCCAGGTTTAAATGTTGTGCTTGGCCCAAACGGTGCTGGCAAGTCCAGCATACTTCTTGGCATATCAGTTGCCTTGGGTCAGGCCTACACTGAGAGGTCGAGAAGGCTCAGCGACCTGGTGAAGAGAGGAAAAGATATAGCTAGAGTTACCCTCCTTCTGAACAACGCCAAGAGAGATGGAAAGAGGCTTTTGCCTTACAAGTCAGACCTTATACACCTTTCCCGCTACATAAGAAAGGACGGAACTTATTGGTTTGAGATAGACTTCAAGGAAGCAAGCAAAACGGAGGTGACTCAGACTCTATCCAGGCTGGGACTTAATCCGGATAACCTGCTCGTCATCATGCACCAAGGGCTTGGAGATACCTTTAGTCTGGTCAGCCCTCAAGAGAAGCTTGTGATGGTTGAAGATGCAGTCGGCCTTTCCCCTTACAGAAGGAACCTTCTGGAAGCGAAGGATAGGCTGGAGAGGATAAAGACCGAGAAGGAAGAGAGGGAGAAAGAACTGCAGAGTCTTAGTGCAGGCCTGGAGAGGTGGAAGGAGCAGTACGAGAAATTCCTAAAGCTTCAGGAACTCAGGAGAAAATTCGAAATCCTGAGGGTTGAAGAAGCCTGGGCAAGGGTTCTGAAGGTCGAGAATTCAGTAAACACACTTGATGAAAGGCTTGAAAAGATAAGGTCGGAAATAAAGAGCTTGGAGAATAGGGTAAAGGAGAACGAAGAAAATGTATCAATCGCATTAGCCAGACTTGATGAAGCGATCAATTCCTATGGTATGGCTGAAAGAAAGAGGGAGAGGCTCAGATATGGGAGTACCATATACTCTCAGTTAGGCGAAGAATTAAAGAATGTTGGAACCGAGAATTTTTCCAAGCTCCTGAACGATCTTGGGTTGAAGACGCCTGAAGAAGTTGAGGATATGCTAGGAAGGCTGGATTCAGAGGTTCTGAAGGAGTTAGATGCTCTTAAGGACAGGATAGAGGGATTATCTGCGTACAGGGAGAGGCTTGCAGTGCTGAAGTACAGGTTGAACGAAACTCAAAAGGAGGAGAGGCAGATGGTTAAGCAGAGAGAAGATATGGCTAATGAGCTGGCAACCTTGTTGAGTCAGGCTGAGAATCTGGGCAAGAGGCCTGAAAAAGTGGGTAACCTGAATGATATACAGGCAGAAATGAGGGTTGCCGAACTTCAGCTTAGGGAGATGGGAGATGTAGCTGCAGATGCAGAGGCGATGTACAATGAATACAAAGCTAGGATGAACCAGCTAGCTCAGAGAATTGACGAGCTGGAGAAGAACAAGCAGGAAACATTAAAAGAAATCCAGGAGAGGTTTTCTGTCTGGAAGAGGGAGCTTCAATCTCTCGTAGCTGAGCTGTCAAGAAAGTACGGAGAAGTTCTATCTATGGTTAACGCGAATGGTAGAGTAGCATTGACAAACTCAGATGACCCGACAAGTGCAGGGCTCGTACTTATGGTATCTTTCAGGGGTGATACGCTGGTACCTCTTGATGCATACACACAGAGCGGTGGAGAAAGAAGCACCGCGGTTGCTGCATTTCTGCTTGCTCTGCAAGGTAAAGTCGTTTCGCCGTTCAGAGCTGTAGATGAGTTTGATGTGCATATGGACAAAATCAACAGACAGCTGTTCATGAAGGCGATATACGAAATGTTCAGGAAGGATAGCAATGCTCAGTATCTTGTGATAACACCGATTGAGCCAGATGTTTATGATGCAAACGCCAATTACATCATGGTGCACAAGGTTGCCTCTTCAAGCAAAGCCAGACAGGTGGAGAAGGTTGCGGCGTAG
- a CDS encoding DEAD/DEAH box helicase, protein MASVFDSLSTAMRKLLQESGIERPTPPQERAIPAIQTGRNILLVSPTGSGKTEAAMIPLLDFIVKGELNKFAGVKVIYVTPLRALNRDLLSRLENWCKKLDIKISVRHGDTSLQERRVQSLSPPDVIITTPETLQVLLVSRRMREYFSSVRWVVVDEIHELASDKRGSQLAVCLERLSRIAERDFQRIGLSATVGSPEIIARFLSGPNRDCEIIEVKLQKPFEFEVLYPAADEADAADALRLQTFPEVVSRLKIIDSMLREGATIIFTNTRSEAEILSSRLKLWNPSLKLGVHHGSLSRSARSKAESSLKFGELEVIVSTSSLEMGIDIGRVNLIVQYGSPRQVTRLVQRAGRSGHTLERTSRCVMVTQDSDDALEAGVISKFALQERIEKVEPFENPYDVLIQQIAGLLIERRSWKVEDMLDLLRSSYPFRNLKIQQLEESLNFMQSMRPRLATFNNGIVSRSYDFAPLFNYYFSNLTMIPETRQYPVINADSEVVGMLDEEFVAKEGEIGKKFILGGQAWRIEQVYDGKVYVRKEEDPTGAVPSWVGEEIPVPYEVAMEVGRLRRIASQLINISDREAVEKIAAEYSMDRLSFMHALTEINEQLTSGLALPDDTRITVETWGNMVIIHTHWGLRINRTLARILAKVLSEDRRIVSSEDAYRVVIEGKGLSSEEVCRVLKALPSTDLEMTLRSACEESGFFKIRFMHVARKMGIIERDADLTGPLLQKVMALYKNTVPFEEAWKTFNHVDVDLRGLSSCLAAIANNRVQVVDLGRLEKPSPLAAIALEEMSRKGEVIDPSRLKRLILEGAKVRAFGTPFLAICTKCWKYAETLYLSEVDSLKCPECGSYRVASVQQEEEEVERLARRIASGGDAPAGSKRLLDQLERSSELNEKFGRNAIIAQFFRIPLKEVEHILSRHYLADDSFYQALIDAERRENLRRFLR, encoded by the coding sequence TTGGCAAGCGTCTTCGATTCACTCAGCACAGCTATGAGGAAGCTGCTCCAGGAATCCGGAATAGAAAGGCCTACCCCTCCTCAGGAGAGAGCCATACCAGCCATTCAGACAGGCAGAAATATCCTTCTTGTCAGCCCTACTGGCTCCGGTAAGACTGAAGCTGCGATGATACCTCTTCTTGACTTCATCGTCAAGGGAGAGCTGAACAAGTTTGCAGGCGTGAAGGTGATCTATGTGACTCCCCTCAGAGCTCTAAACAGAGACCTGCTCAGCAGACTCGAGAATTGGTGCAAGAAGCTGGACATAAAGATTTCAGTAAGGCATGGTGATACTTCGCTACAGGAAAGGAGGGTTCAGTCTCTTTCCCCACCAGATGTAATTATAACGACCCCTGAAACTCTTCAGGTTCTCCTGGTTTCAAGGAGAATGAGGGAATACTTCTCTTCTGTCAGGTGGGTAGTCGTTGACGAAATACACGAGCTGGCCTCAGACAAAAGGGGGAGCCAGCTTGCTGTCTGTCTTGAAAGGCTCAGCAGGATTGCAGAAAGGGATTTTCAGAGGATAGGTCTGTCAGCAACTGTAGGCAGTCCTGAGATAATAGCAAGATTCCTTTCTGGCCCGAACAGGGACTGCGAAATCATAGAAGTGAAGCTGCAGAAGCCTTTTGAGTTCGAAGTGCTCTATCCAGCAGCAGACGAAGCAGATGCAGCTGATGCATTGAGGCTTCAGACATTTCCAGAGGTGGTATCAAGGCTAAAGATAATTGATTCCATGCTCAGGGAAGGTGCAACTATAATCTTCACCAATACAAGGTCTGAAGCTGAAATACTTTCAAGTAGGCTGAAGCTCTGGAATCCTTCTCTAAAGCTAGGAGTACACCATGGAAGCCTTTCCAGAAGTGCAAGGAGCAAGGCTGAATCCAGCCTAAAATTCGGAGAGCTGGAGGTTATAGTATCTACAAGCAGCTTAGAAATGGGGATAGATATAGGCAGGGTTAACCTGATTGTACAGTATGGTTCTCCCAGGCAGGTAACAAGGCTGGTGCAAAGAGCAGGAAGAAGCGGGCACACACTTGAAAGAACGAGCAGGTGTGTAATGGTGACCCAGGATTCTGATGATGCCCTTGAGGCTGGGGTGATCTCAAAATTCGCTCTGCAGGAGAGGATAGAAAAGGTTGAGCCCTTCGAAAATCCTTATGACGTGCTGATACAGCAGATTGCTGGTCTACTCATAGAAAGGAGAAGCTGGAAGGTAGAGGATATGCTCGATCTGTTAAGGTCGAGCTATCCTTTTAGAAACCTGAAGATTCAGCAGCTGGAGGAATCTCTCAACTTCATGCAGTCGATGAGACCAAGGCTTGCCACGTTTAACAACGGAATAGTTTCAAGGTCCTACGACTTTGCTCCACTCTTTAACTATTACTTCTCCAACCTGACGATGATCCCTGAAACTAGGCAGTACCCTGTCATCAATGCTGATTCAGAAGTGGTTGGGATGCTCGATGAAGAGTTCGTTGCGAAGGAGGGGGAGATAGGGAAGAAATTCATACTTGGCGGACAGGCATGGAGAATAGAGCAGGTTTACGATGGAAAGGTGTACGTAAGAAAGGAAGAAGACCCGACAGGAGCTGTCCCAAGCTGGGTGGGGGAAGAGATACCTGTTCCATATGAAGTTGCTATGGAAGTCGGAAGGCTCAGGCGAATTGCGTCCCAACTTATCAACATCAGCGACAGAGAAGCTGTTGAAAAGATTGCGGCTGAATATTCGATGGACAGGCTATCCTTCATGCATGCCCTGACAGAGATAAACGAACAGCTTACCTCTGGACTTGCCTTGCCTGATGACACCAGAATAACTGTTGAGACATGGGGAAATATGGTGATAATCCACACACACTGGGGCCTAAGAATAAACAGAACTCTTGCAAGAATACTTGCCAAGGTGCTTTCGGAGGATAGAAGGATAGTTTCGAGCGAAGATGCCTACAGGGTTGTAATAGAGGGGAAAGGTCTATCGAGTGAAGAAGTTTGCAGAGTTCTGAAAGCTCTACCTTCGACAGACCTGGAGATGACGCTCAGGAGTGCTTGTGAAGAATCAGGGTTCTTCAAGATAAGGTTCATGCATGTAGCAAGAAAGATGGGGATAATCGAAAGGGATGCAGACTTGACTGGTCCGTTGCTCCAGAAGGTTATGGCGCTTTACAAGAATACCGTACCCTTCGAAGAGGCATGGAAGACCTTCAACCATGTCGACGTTGACCTGAGGGGTCTATCATCATGCCTTGCAGCTATAGCCAACAACAGGGTTCAAGTTGTTGACCTGGGAAGACTGGAGAAGCCCTCTCCGCTTGCAGCCATTGCTCTGGAGGAGATGAGCAGAAAAGGAGAAGTGATCGACCCGTCAAGGTTGAAGAGGCTGATCCTGGAGGGGGCAAAGGTAAGAGCCTTTGGCACTCCATTCCTTGCGATCTGCACAAAGTGCTGGAAGTATGCTGAGACCCTTTACCTATCAGAGGTAGACTCTCTAAAATGCCCTGAATGCGGGTCTTACAGAGTTGCAAGCGTTCAGCAGGAAGAGGAAGAGGTCGAGAGGCTTGCCAGGAGAATAGCTAGCGGTGGAGATGCGCCAGCAGGGAGCAAGAGGCTTCTTGACCAGCTTGAAAGGAGCTCAGAGCTGAACGAGAAATTTGGAAGAAATGCCATCATAGCACAGTTCTTCAGAATCCCGCTGAAGGAGGTAGAACACATCCTTTCCAGGCATTACCTTGCTGACGATTCCTTCTATCAAGCTCTCATCGATGCAGAAAGAAGGGAGAATCTGAGAAGGTTTCTCCGCTGA
- a CDS encoding nucleoside hydrolase translates to MTKTKKVFLDMDPGTDDAIELLMIPGMNDVEVLGISTVAGNVDVNRTTKNALKILEFMGYRARVYKGSSRPLIRPHVNSAHIHGQDGLGGVNLPEPLSSHDNIPGPVAMTEVTKDYGREVTIVATGPLTNLAVAYLLDPELPKRVKEVVLMGGAFGLNEFGKGNVTQFAEYNIYADPEAASLVFSSFENILCIGLDVTMNPALLFKKQDAERLANSGKKRAKLAAELMMHSIDRAGFFAPHDPLAFYTVKEPGIVKTVEGVLTVDTSNEQQRGRTRILTERQAGRQRNRVAADVDGERFKEELHEILVSD, encoded by the coding sequence ATGACAAAGACAAAGAAGGTATTTCTCGATATGGACCCTGGCACGGATGATGCTATCGAGCTGCTGATGATACCTGGTATGAACGATGTAGAGGTGCTTGGAATAAGCACAGTCGCAGGCAATGTAGATGTCAACAGAACTACGAAGAATGCTCTGAAGATACTTGAATTCATGGGTTACAGGGCAAGGGTCTACAAAGGTTCGAGCAGACCTCTGATAAGGCCTCACGTCAACTCTGCACACATACATGGACAAGATGGGCTGGGAGGCGTCAACCTGCCGGAGCCCTTATCATCTCACGATAACATTCCAGGTCCAGTCGCAATGACTGAGGTCACAAAGGACTACGGTAGAGAGGTGACAATAGTTGCAACAGGTCCGCTTACCAACCTTGCAGTTGCATACCTTCTGGACCCTGAATTGCCAAAGAGGGTTAAAGAAGTTGTGCTGATGGGAGGGGCGTTCGGTCTGAATGAATTTGGAAAGGGAAATGTGACACAGTTCGCTGAATACAACATATACGCAGACCCAGAAGCAGCCAGCCTGGTATTCAGCTCGTTCGAGAATATATTATGCATAGGTCTGGACGTGACGATGAACCCTGCTCTTCTGTTCAAAAAGCAAGATGCTGAAAGGTTGGCAAATTCGGGGAAGAAGAGGGCAAAATTAGCCGCAGAGCTGATGATGCATTCGATAGATAGAGCCGGGTTCTTTGCACCTCATGATCCTCTTGCTTTCTATACGGTTAAGGAGCCAGGTATAGTCAAAACTGTCGAGGGTGTGCTGACTGTAGATACGAGTAATGAGCAGCAAAGAGGTAGGACAAGAATCCTGACAGAAAGGCAGGCAGGAAGGCAGAGAAATAGAGTAGCTGCAGATGTTGATGGTGAAAGGTTCAAAGAGGAACTGCATGAAATACTTGTCAGCGATTAA
- the mce gene encoding methylmalonyl-CoA epimerase: MSDSLISRKLDHIGIAVRNVDVASKTYALLGFPLISKEEVPEEGVKIAMLKAGETRIELLEPLNSNSVIAKFLEKRGEGIHHIAFLYDDVKSAGRQASARGFHLIYSEPRLIPGRREINFIHPGSTHGVLFELVKRLKTET, from the coding sequence ATGAGCGATTCTTTGATATCTAGGAAGCTTGACCACATAGGCATAGCTGTGAGAAATGTTGATGTTGCCTCAAAGACCTATGCACTTCTTGGTTTTCCCCTAATAAGTAAAGAAGAGGTACCGGAGGAAGGAGTCAAGATAGCCATGCTGAAAGCAGGGGAGACGAGGATAGAGCTGCTGGAACCTCTGAACAGCAATAGTGTAATAGCAAAATTTCTTGAGAAAAGAGGCGAAGGGATACACCACATCGCGTTTCTTTACGATGATGTCAAATCTGCAGGAAGACAGGCTTCAGCAAGAGGTTTTCATCTCATCTATTCAGAGCCCAGGCTGATCCCTGGGAGAAGGGAGATCAACTTCATCCATCCAGGTTCTACTCATGGCGTGCTCTTCGAGCTGGTGAAAAGGTTAAAAACAGAAACCTGA
- a CDS encoding cobalamin B12-binding domain-containing protein produces the protein MESYRQKKVRKKIMVTKLGLDGHDRGAKVIAHSLMEAGYEVIYLGVHRTVEQVVSAAMQEDVALLAVSVLSGAHLELARDLMREMKKKKVDCPVVMGGIIPKEDMQELKKLGIKEVFGPGTSLAEIESAIRKLIER, from the coding sequence GTGGAGAGTTACAGGCAGAAGAAGGTAAGGAAGAAGATAATGGTTACAAAGCTGGGCCTGGACGGGCATGATAGAGGAGCGAAGGTGATAGCTCACAGCCTTATGGAGGCTGGCTATGAAGTAATCTACCTAGGTGTGCACAGAACTGTTGAACAGGTAGTCAGTGCAGCTATGCAGGAGGATGTGGCTCTGCTCGCTGTCAGTGTTTTATCCGGGGCACACCTTGAGCTTGCAAGAGACCTTATGAGAGAAATGAAAAAGAAAAAAGTCGACTGTCCTGTAGTCATGGGCGGAATAATTCCGAAGGAGGATATGCAGGAATTGAAGAAGTTAGGAATAAAGGAAGTGTTTGGGCCTGGCACCTCGCTGGCAGAGATAGAATCTGCAATAAGGAAGCTGATCGAAAGATGA
- a CDS encoding ROK family protein → MKEISVLGIDLGASNFRIYSQKGKSSIRKKSPADFSDPERSILRRIREMVGEKNFDAIGVAVAGFVSSKECRIIRMPNAGVEDIAICDLLRREFRCQKITVMNDAVAAVYGEYSYQKVKEKDTLYLTFSTGLGGAAMLNDMVISGREGNSHEVGHIVIDSEGRVTCGCGGKGHWEAYCSGRGLVSFFRYFMKEMGEVRDEMPSTEDIFNFSRRGIKYYRQFLKEAIRMNSAGLASVINVYAPQLLIVGGPVALNNWDDYILPSFRLARKGVVLEMPELRRSELADYASAYGAAKLAAKSVE, encoded by the coding sequence GTGAAGGAAATCTCAGTCCTTGGGATAGACCTGGGGGCAAGCAATTTTAGGATATACAGTCAAAAGGGTAAGAGCAGTATAAGAAAGAAATCACCTGCCGATTTTTCTGACCCTGAAAGGTCTATTTTAAGAAGGATAAGGGAGATGGTAGGAGAAAAGAATTTTGATGCAATAGGTGTGGCTGTTGCCGGTTTCGTATCGTCGAAAGAATGCAGAATAATAAGAATGCCAAATGCGGGGGTAGAAGATATAGCGATATGTGACCTTCTAAGAAGAGAGTTCAGATGCCAGAAAATAACTGTGATGAACGACGCTGTTGCTGCTGTCTACGGTGAATACTCATACCAGAAGGTAAAGGAGAAGGATACGCTTTACCTGACTTTCAGCACCGGGCTAGGAGGGGCAGCCATGCTGAATGATATGGTTATATCTGGCAGAGAAGGCAACTCCCATGAAGTAGGTCATATAGTGATCGATTCGGAGGGCAGAGTTACGTGCGGATGCGGAGGCAAAGGGCACTGGGAAGCTTACTGTTCAGGAAGAGGTCTTGTGTCTTTCTTCAGATACTTCATGAAAGAGATGGGCGAAGTAAGAGATGAAATGCCATCGACAGAGGATATCTTCAACTTTTCAAGAAGAGGTATAAAGTACTACAGACAGTTCCTTAAAGAAGCAATAAGAATGAATTCAGCTGGCCTAGCTTCAGTGATAAACGTATATGCGCCTCAGTTGCTGATAGTTGGAGGACCCGTAGCATTGAACAACTGGGATGATTACATATTACCATCCTTCAGGCTTGCAAGAAAAGGAGTGGTCCTTGAAATGCCTGAGCTCAGAAGGTCTGAGCTTGCAGATTATGCCAGCGCCTATGGCGCAGCCAAGCTTGCAGCAAAATCGGTCGAATGA
- a CDS encoding LLM class flavin-dependent oxidoreductase, producing MKFGVCLPNYGSQLDADGLARFAAMAEELGFDSAWTTDHILMPKSSNTPYETILESIGTLFFIAAKTSRIKLGVSSLVMGMRNPVIVAKELASLDVLSMGRVMLATGAGWNKPEFDNLGADFHNRGRRLNDSIALIRKLWESEGLPVSYKSRYFSISNAVFLPRPVQKRISIWIAGSSEAAMKRASKLGDAWHPNVLPLSTFSGMVKKFREFNKSLPICVRIAVIRGLDNNEYTGPQGEKRFALTAVQSNDEKALEQLRKMGVSYAVLALNPSGSLPVEEQVSLMRDMAKIAKRFED from the coding sequence ATGAAGTTTGGAGTTTGTCTTCCGAATTACGGTAGTCAGCTGGATGCTGATGGTCTAGCCAGATTTGCAGCGATGGCAGAGGAGCTGGGGTTTGATTCTGCATGGACGACCGACCATATTCTTATGCCCAAGTCAAGCAATACACCTTATGAAACCATTCTCGAAAGCATAGGGACTCTATTCTTCATCGCTGCCAAGACTAGCAGGATAAAGCTTGGAGTCTCTTCGCTCGTCATGGGGATGAGAAACCCTGTGATAGTGGCGAAGGAGCTTGCTTCCCTCGATGTACTAAGCATGGGAAGAGTTATGCTTGCAACAGGGGCAGGCTGGAATAAACCTGAATTTGATAACCTTGGAGCTGATTTCCACAACAGAGGAAGGAGGCTGAACGATTCCATAGCTCTCATAAGGAAACTATGGGAGTCTGAAGGCCTGCCTGTCAGCTACAAAAGCAGATACTTCAGCATCAGCAATGCAGTGTTCCTGCCACGTCCTGTGCAGAAGAGAATTAGCATCTGGATAGCAGGTTCCAGCGAAGCTGCGATGAAGAGAGCATCAAAGCTAGGCGATGCATGGCACCCGAACGTGCTGCCTCTCAGCACATTTTCTGGGATGGTAAAGAAGTTCAGAGAATTCAATAAAAGTCTCCCTATATGCGTGAGAATAGCTGTAATTCGAGGACTGGATAATAATGAATACACCGGTCCTCAGGGGGAGAAGAGGTTCGCATTAACAGCTGTGCAAAGTAATGATGAAAAAGCGCTGGAACAACTGAGAAAGATGGGGGTATCGTATGCTGTTCTGGCACTTAACCCATCAGGCAGTTTACCAGTTGAGGAGCAGGTAAGCCTGATGAGGGATATGGCCAAGATAGCGAAGAGATTCGAAGACTGA
- a CDS encoding amidase: MEKAEEIARYYRTGKAEPVALIREHIERIKEANKDINAFITILEERAIVSAERCGKALRKRPDVLVACQPVAVKDIFYIKGVRCTAGSKILKDFFPDYTSTAVKKLEKQGAVIVGTTNLHEFASGVTTVNPHYGPTRNPWAKDRIAGGSSGGSAAAVAAGLVPLALGTDTSGSIRIPAALCGVFGLKPTYGRVSKHGVFPLSKSLDHVGPIASSSWGIAAMLSAIEGYDRNDPSSKRMQKLDVKKALGDRLLAKEALIPDSLFKGPIHEEVKNCFTHFISDLEKMGVEVRHVKAEYFNDVREVWAPIRLGEALAYHYEWYRNRRQDYGEDVLNRLESAKAYGAADYVRAKERREELKSAADQEVGRDGIFITPTVSVAAPRIGETEVEVERTKYGVYQLLSSFTLPFDITGQPAINIPAFLSREGLPIGMQVAAGSAKDDVTINLAASYEKKFGVNRRL; the protein is encoded by the coding sequence GTGGAAAAGGCTGAAGAGATAGCTAGATATTACCGCACAGGTAAGGCAGAACCAGTTGCCCTTATCAGGGAGCATATAGAGAGGATCAAGGAAGCCAACAAAGACATAAACGCCTTCATCACCATTCTTGAGGAAAGGGCTATCGTTTCAGCTGAGAGATGCGGGAAAGCCCTAAGGAAAAGACCTGATGTTTTGGTAGCATGTCAGCCAGTTGCAGTGAAAGATATCTTCTACATAAAGGGAGTAAGGTGCACTGCAGGGTCCAAGATATTGAAGGATTTTTTCCCTGATTATACGTCTACCGCTGTCAAGAAGCTTGAAAAGCAGGGAGCTGTCATAGTCGGTACGACAAACCTGCATGAATTTGCATCAGGCGTTACTACGGTAAACCCTCACTACGGCCCTACGAGAAACCCATGGGCGAAAGACAGGATTGCAGGAGGCTCAAGCGGAGGCTCTGCAGCAGCTGTTGCTGCTGGTCTTGTACCTTTGGCGCTGGGTACAGACACATCCGGCTCGATAAGGATACCTGCTGCACTTTGCGGAGTCTTTGGCCTTAAGCCGACTTATGGCAGAGTCAGCAAGCACGGAGTCTTTCCCCTCAGCAAGAGCCTGGACCATGTAGGACCTATAGCATCAAGCTCATGGGGAATAGCTGCTATGCTTAGCGCTATTGAGGGTTATGACAGAAATGACCCGAGCAGCAAGAGAATGCAGAAGCTTGACGTAAAAAAGGCTTTGGGAGATAGACTGCTTGCAAAAGAGGCGCTGATTCCTGATTCTTTGTTCAAGGGTCCAATCCATGAAGAAGTGAAGAATTGCTTCACGCACTTTATTTCTGACTTGGAAAAAATGGGGGTTGAAGTCAGGCATGTCAAAGCTGAATACTTCAACGATGTAAGAGAAGTGTGGGCACCGATAAGGCTGGGCGAAGCCCTTGCCTATCATTACGAATGGTACAGAAACAGAAGGCAGGATTATGGAGAGGACGTGCTAAATAGACTGGAGTCTGCGAAAGCGTATGGTGCTGCCGACTACGTAAGGGCAAAAGAAAGGAGAGAAGAACTGAAGTCAGCTGCAGATCAAGAAGTTGGCAGAGATGGTATCTTTATCACCCCTACAGTATCAGTAGCTGCCCCAAGAATCGGGGAGACTGAAGTGGAAGTTGAACGCACAAAATACGGAGTCTATCAGCTTCTGAGCAGTTTTACACTGCCTTTCGATATTACAGGCCAGCCAGCGATTAACATACCAGCCTTTCTCAGCAGAGAAGGTCTGCCGATAGGCATGCAGGTGGCTGCAGGCTCAGCTAAAGACGATGTTACCATAAACCTCGCAGCAAGCTACGAAAAGAAGTTTGGCGTGAACAGAAGACTCTAG